A single region of the Solwaraspora sp. WMMD791 genome encodes:
- a CDS encoding HAD-IB family hydrolase gives MGRTRRLTISTDAAGRTAGWATAEPDGTPPTTPHPRAAAFFDIDNTMLRGASIYWLARGLAARNYFTTTDLAQFAWRQARFRLLAAEHAGDLSRAREAALAFVTGWRVTDVERLAEEIFDELMAPRIWSGSRALAQRHLDAGQRVWLVSATPVEIGRVIAQRLGLTGALGTVAEVVDGAYTGRLVGKLMHGPAKAEALAQLATVEGLDLHRCSAYSDSANDLPMLSAVGHAVAVNPDTALRHQARERGWQVHDFRTGRKAARIAVPSTVAAGFLAGAVTAGLALRRRRASG, from the coding sequence GTGGGCCGTACCCGCAGGCTGACCATCAGCACCGACGCCGCCGGCCGGACCGCGGGATGGGCGACCGCCGAACCCGACGGCACCCCACCGACGACACCGCACCCCCGCGCGGCAGCCTTCTTCGACATCGACAACACCATGCTGCGGGGTGCCTCCATCTACTGGCTGGCCCGTGGCCTGGCCGCCCGCAACTACTTCACCACCACCGACCTCGCTCAGTTCGCCTGGCGACAGGCCCGGTTCCGGCTGCTCGCCGCGGAACACGCCGGCGACCTGTCCCGGGCCCGGGAAGCGGCGCTGGCGTTCGTCACCGGCTGGCGGGTGACCGACGTCGAGCGGCTGGCCGAGGAGATCTTCGACGAGCTGATGGCCCCCCGCATCTGGTCGGGCAGCCGGGCGCTGGCCCAACGACACCTCGACGCCGGCCAACGGGTGTGGCTGGTCAGCGCGACACCGGTGGAGATCGGTCGGGTGATCGCCCAGCGGCTCGGGCTCACCGGTGCGCTCGGCACCGTCGCCGAGGTCGTCGACGGCGCCTACACCGGTCGGCTGGTGGGCAAACTGATGCACGGACCGGCCAAGGCCGAGGCGCTCGCCCAGCTCGCCACCGTCGAAGGGCTCGACCTGCACCGGTGCAGCGCCTACAGCGACTCCGCCAACGATCTGCCGATGCTGTCGGCGGTCGGGCACGCCGTCGCCGTCAACCCGGACACCGCGCTGCGCCATCAGGCCCGGGAACGCGGCTGGCAGGTCCACGACTTCCGGACCGGTCGCAAGGCGGCGCGGATCGCGGTACCGTCGACGG